In Felis catus isolate Fca126 chromosome E1, F.catus_Fca126_mat1.0, whole genome shotgun sequence, the following proteins share a genomic window:
- the LOC102900923 gene encoding olfactory receptor 1D2-like: MLQTVGKMHGSNQSGVSEFLLLGISESPEQQRILFWMFLSMYLVTVVGNVLIILAISFDPRLHTPMYFFLADLSFTDLFFVTNTIPKMLVSLQSQNKAISHAGCLTQLYFLVSLVALDNLILATMAYDRYVAICRPLHYTTAMSPGLCILLLTLCWALSVLYGLTHTLLMTRVTFCGSRKIHYIFCEMYVLLRLACSNTQVNHTMLIATGSFIFLAPLGFMIMSYVCIVRAILRIPSASSKYKAFSTCASHLAVVSLFYGTLCMVYLQPLQSYSMKDSVATVMYAVVTPMMNPFIYSLRNKDMHGALGRLLLGKAFQRLT, translated from the coding sequence ATGTTGCAGACAGTTGGGAAAATGCATGGAAGCAACCAGAGTGGAGTCTCCGAGTTCCTGCTCCTGGGGATCTCGGAGAGTCCTGAGCAGCAGCGGATCCTATTCTGGATGTTCCTGTCCATGTACCTGGTCACAGTGGTGGGAAATGTGCTCATCATCCTGGCCATCAGCTTTGATCCCCGCTTGCACactcccatgtacttcttcctggccGACCTCTCCTTCACCGACCTCTTCTTCGTCACCAACACAATCCCCAAGATGCTGGTGAGCCTTCAGTCTCAGAACAAAGCCATCTCCCATGCAGGGTGTCTGACGCAGCTCTACTTCCTCGTCTCCTTGGTGGCCCTGGACAACCTCATCCTGGCCACAATGGCAtatgaccgctatgtggccatctgccgCCCCCTCCATTACACCACGGCCATGAGCCCTGGACTCTGCATTTTGCTCCTCACCTTGTGTTGGGCACTTTCTGTCCTCTATGGCCTCACCCACACCCTCCTCATGACCAGGGTGACCTTCTGTGGTTCCCGGAAGATCCACTACATCTTCTGTGAGATGTATGTCCTGCTGAGGCTCGCGTGTTCTAACACCCAAGTCAATCACACGATGCTGATTGCCACAGGATCCTTCATCTTCCTTGCCCCACTAGGATTCATGATCATGTCCTATGTCTGCATTGTCAGAGCCATCCTCCGAATACCCTCAGCCTCTAGTAAATAcaaagccttctccacctgtgcctCACATTTGGCTGTGGTCTCCCTCTTCTATGGGACGCTTTGTATGGTATATCTGCAGCCTCTCCAATCCTACTCCATGAAGGACTCAGTAGCCACAGTGATGTATGCTGTGGTGACCCCCATGATGAACCCTttcatctacagcctgaggaacaagGACATGCATGGGGCTCTGGGAAGACTGCTCCTAGGGAAAGCCTTCCAGAGGTTGACATGA
- the LOC102899079 gene encoding olfactory receptor 1D2-like, with the protein MHGGNQSETSEFLLLGLSESPKEQLVLFWMFLSMYLVTVVGNVLIILAISIDPHLHTPMYLLLANLSLTDLFFVTNTIPNTLVNLQSQNKAISYAGCLTQLYFLVSLVTLDNFILATMAYDRYVAICRPLHYVTAMNPGLCILLLTLCWGLSVLYGLFLTLFMTKVTFCGSRKIHYIFCEMYVLLRLACSNTQVIHTVQITTGCFIFFTPLGIMIMSYVWIARAILRIPSASSKYKAFSTCASHLAVVSLFYGTLGMVYLQPLQTYSMKDSVATVMYAVVTPMMNPFIYSLRNKDMHGALGRLLLGKAFQRLT; encoded by the coding sequence ATGCATGGAGGCAACCAGAGTGAGACCTCAGAGTTCCTACTCCTGGGGCTCTCGGAGAGTCCTAAAGAGCAGCTGGTCTTGTTCTGGATGTTCCTGTCCATGTACCTGGTCACAGTGGTGGGAAATGTGCTCATCATCCTGGCCATCAGCATTgatccccacttgcacactcccATGTATTTACTCTTGGCCAACCTCTCCCTCACTGACCTCTTCTTTGTCACCAACACAATCCCCAACACATTAGTGAACCTTCAGTCTCAGAACAAAGCCATCTCCTATGCAGGGTGTCTGACACAGCTCTACTTCCTGGTCTCCTTGGTGACTCTGGACAACTTCATCCTGGCCACAATGGCAtatgaccgctatgtggccatctgccgCCCCCTCCACTATGTCACAGCCATGAACCCTGGGCTCTGTATTTTGCTCCTCACCCTGTGTTGGGGACTTTCTGTCCTCTATGGcctcttcctcaccctcttcATGACCAAAGTGACATTCTGTGGTTCCCGGAAGATCCACTACATCTTCTGTGAGATGTATGTGCTGCTGAGGCTTGCATGCTCCAATACCCAGGTCATTCACACAGTGCAGATTACTACAGgctgcttcattttcttcacccCCCTAGGGATCATGATCATGTCTTATGTCTGGATTGCCAGAGCCATCCTCCGAATACCCTCAGCTTCTAGTAAATAcaaagccttctccacctgtgctTCACATTTGGCTGTGGTCTCCCTCTTCTATGGGACACTTGGTATGGTATATCTGCAGCCCCTCCAAACTTACTCCATGAAGGACTCAGTAGCCACAGTGATGTATGCTGTGGTGACCCCCATGATGAACCCTttcatctacagcctgaggaacaagGACATGCATGGGGCTCTGGGAAGACTGCTCCTAGGGAAAGCCTTCCAGAGGTTGACATGA